One segment of Thermosynechococcus sp. HN-54 DNA contains the following:
- a CDS encoding NAD(P)/FAD-dependent oxidoreductase — MQELLYLEVPTPNTAAVIHWLHHSFEPRIGTIAPKPTGGCWQVPETATELAIFLWSLQRTTYLKVMRWGERPFPQERACVQHLQRELRLAFPLKPEVLPPWPADKTIFEALVDRYPLTVKYFQRMPQGEADLERVYWWEQRWRQGVQQPTSPVPVLHRATTLCEAPTYDLVYVGGALGVIHAAVMARLGYRVLVIERLPFGRMNREWNISRMEFQSVIDLGLFTAAEFESLIAREYRDGFNKFFDATSPAHCRAPVLHTPTVLNIALDSAKFLHLCGEKLRQAGGEIWDWTEFETATIHPNGVVLQTQHRQTQEQRQAIARVLIDAMGTASPIARQLNGGRAYDSVCPTVGAIVKGIAPEVWDGNYGDVLFSHGDISRGRQLIWELFPGAGEERTIYLFHYHHIQREFPGSLLELYEDFFTILPEYRRCDLDQLTWVKPTFGYIPGYFSHHSGDRAVAFDRVLAIGDAASLQSPLVFTGFGSLVRNLPRLTDLLDTALRHDLVQKQFLNQIRAYQSNTAVTWLFSRGMMVPSDRPLPPERVNAMLNTFFGILGQESPELADRFIKDRAGWLPFNRMALRAAWQNPGLLWWIYEMVGLGDLLRWLQSYLSFSLDALYHALFGFWLPALVRRCQPWLEPLAPQLWFWLLVQSYALSYSVGQPRLERPLAPLPTPRVDQAVSPR; from the coding sequence ATGCAAGAACTGTTATACCTTGAGGTACCCACCCCCAATACCGCAGCGGTAATTCACTGGCTGCACCACAGCTTTGAGCCGCGCATTGGCACTATTGCGCCAAAACCAACTGGGGGTTGTTGGCAGGTTCCTGAGACCGCAACAGAACTGGCCATTTTCCTATGGAGCTTGCAGCGAACCACGTACCTCAAGGTGATGCGCTGGGGAGAGCGGCCTTTCCCCCAAGAGCGTGCCTGTGTCCAACACCTTCAGCGGGAGCTGCGTTTGGCCTTTCCCCTCAAACCTGAGGTGCTTCCTCCTTGGCCTGCTGATAAGACAATTTTTGAGGCCTTGGTCGATCGCTATCCCCTAACGGTGAAATACTTCCAACGCATGCCCCAAGGAGAAGCGGATCTAGAGCGCGTCTATTGGTGGGAGCAACGCTGGCGCCAAGGGGTACAACAGCCCACCTCCCCAGTGCCTGTTTTGCACAGGGCAACGACCCTCTGTGAGGCGCCTACCTATGATTTGGTCTATGTGGGCGGTGCCTTGGGGGTGATCCATGCAGCAGTGATGGCGCGGTTAGGCTATCGCGTTCTGGTCATCGAGCGACTACCCTTTGGCCGCATGAATCGGGAGTGGAATATCTCTCGCATGGAATTTCAGAGCGTCATTGATCTGGGGTTGTTTACGGCAGCGGAATTTGAGAGCCTGATTGCCCGCGAGTACCGCGATGGCTTTAACAAGTTCTTTGATGCCACTAGCCCTGCCCATTGTCGGGCACCCGTACTGCACACTCCCACCGTTCTCAACATTGCCCTTGATTCGGCAAAATTTCTGCATCTGTGTGGTGAGAAACTGCGCCAAGCGGGCGGTGAGATTTGGGATTGGACGGAATTTGAGACAGCGACGATTCATCCCAATGGCGTGGTTCTCCAAACGCAGCACCGTCAGACCCAAGAACAACGGCAGGCGATCGCCCGTGTCCTCATTGATGCGATGGGCACTGCTTCCCCTATTGCCCGTCAGCTGAACGGCGGTCGTGCCTATGATAGTGTTTGTCCCACGGTGGGGGCGATCGTCAAGGGCATTGCCCCAGAAGTTTGGGATGGCAATTATGGGGATGTCCTCTTTAGCCACGGTGATATTTCGCGGGGACGCCAACTGATTTGGGAACTGTTTCCGGGAGCAGGGGAAGAGCGCACCATTTATCTTTTTCACTACCATCACATCCAGCGCGAGTTTCCCGGATCGCTGTTGGAACTGTATGAGGACTTTTTTACCATCTTGCCAGAGTACCGCCGCTGCGATCTCGATCAACTCACTTGGGTCAAACCCACCTTTGGTTACATCCCCGGTTACTTTAGCCACCATTCGGGCGATCGCGCGGTGGCATTTGATCGCGTTTTGGCCATTGGTGATGCCGCATCCCTCCAATCTCCTTTGGTGTTTACGGGGTTTGGGTCTTTGGTGCGCAACCTACCGCGACTCACGGATTTGCTAGATACGGCATTGCGTCACGACCTTGTGCAAAAACAATTCCTCAACCAAATTCGCGCTTATCAGAGCAATACAGCCGTGACATGGCTCTTTTCGCGGGGAATGATGGTGCCCAGCGATCGCCCCCTCCCCCCCGAGCGGGTCAATGCCATGTTAAACACCTTTTTTGGCATCCTCGGACAGGAATCCCCCGAATTGGCCGATCGCTTTATCAAAGACCGCGCTGGCTGGTTGCCCTTTAACCGTATGGCACTGCGAGCCGCTTGGCAAAACCCCGGCCTTCTCTGGTGGATCTACGAAATGGTCGGGCTTGGGGATCTGCTACGCTGGCTGCAAAGCTACCTGAGTTTTAGCTTGGATGCCCTGTACCATGCCCTCTTTGGCTTTTGGCTACCCGCTTTAGTACGCCGTTGTCAACCATGGCTAGAACCCTTAGCACCGCAACTTTGGTTTTGGCTCTTGGTGCAAAGCTATGCCCTAAGTTACTCCGTGGGACAACCCCGCCTTGAGCGTCCTTTGGCACCGCTGCCAACCCCTAGAGTTGATCAAGCCGTTTCCCCTCGCTAA
- the ruvC gene encoding crossover junction endodeoxyribonuclease RuvC, whose protein sequence is MRILGLDPGLATLGYGCIEVQNNTCQVGDFGVITTPANLPMGDRLQSLYTDLHMLIPALQPDLVALERLFFYKMSHTIVVAQARGVILLVLSQLHCQLMEFTPPQVKQALTGYGNAAKIDVQQAVQRELNLSTLPKPDDAADALAIALTASRHCPCFHA, encoded by the coding sequence GTGCGTATCCTTGGCCTAGACCCCGGCTTAGCCACCCTTGGCTATGGCTGTATTGAAGTACAGAACAACACTTGCCAAGTGGGGGATTTTGGCGTCATTACCACCCCTGCCAATCTCCCCATGGGCGATCGCCTCCAGAGTCTCTACACCGATCTGCACATGCTCATTCCTGCCCTCCAACCGGATTTAGTGGCTTTGGAGCGACTCTTTTTCTACAAAATGAGCCATACGATTGTGGTTGCTCAAGCCCGGGGCGTGATTCTTTTAGTCCTGAGTCAACTGCACTGTCAGCTAATGGAATTCACTCCTCCCCAAGTGAAGCAAGCCCTCACTGGCTATGGCAATGCCGCAAAAATAGACGTTCAACAGGCGGTGCAACGGGAACTCAATCTCAGCACGCTGCCCAAGCCCGATGACGCTGCCGATGCCCTAGCGATCGCCCTCACGGCCAGTCGTCACTGCCCCTGCTTCCACGCTTGA